In a genomic window of Equus przewalskii isolate Varuska chromosome 4, EquPr2, whole genome shotgun sequence:
- the LOC103545192 gene encoding GTPase IMAP family member 7-like, with protein sequence MAAAQDNTLRIVLVGRTGSGKSATANTIIKKQLFTSKISADAVTKKCQKASRKWKGRDLLVVDTPGLFDTKEKLETTCREISRCVLFSCPGPHAIVMVLRLGRYTQEEQNTIALIKALFGKAAMKHMIILFTGKDDLEGQRLSDFIAEAGVKLRSVVQECGDRFCAFNNRADEAEKEAQVQELVELIENMVQKNRGTYFSDAIYKDTEHRLKRQAEILEKIYTDELNHEIELVEKEFADKLQEKEEKLKSLKKKYEERIKNIRQEAESNIFQDVLNGIMK encoded by the coding sequence ATGGCTGCTGCTCAGGACAACACTCTGAGGATTGTTCTTGTAGGGAGAACTGGAAGTGGGAAAAGTGCAACAGCAAACACCATCATTAAGAAGCAACTATTTACTTCTAAAATTTCTGCTGACGCTGTTACCAAGAAGTGTCAAAAAGCATCCCGGAAATGGAAAGGGAGGGACCTTCTTGTTGTTGACACCCCAGGGCTCTTTGACACCAAGGAGAAACTGGAGACCACCTGTAGGGAAATCAGCCGGTGTGtcctcttctcctgccctgggcctcacGCCATCGTCATGGTTCTGAGGCTGGGCCGCTACACACAGGAAGAGCAGAATACCATCGCATTGATCAAGGCTCTCTTTGGGAAGGCTGCCATGAAGCACATGATCATCTTGTTCACTGGCAAAGATGATTTGGAGGGTCAGAGACTAAGCGACTTTATAGCAGAGGCGGGTGTGAAGCTGAGAAGTGTCGTCCAGGAGTGTGGGGACCGCTTCTGTGCCTTCAACAACAGAGCAGACGAAGCTGAGAAGGAAGCTCAAGTGCAGGAGCTGGTGGAGCTGATAGAGAACATGGTGCAGAAGAACAGAGGGACTTACTTTTCAGACGCCATATACAAGGACACAGAGCACAGGCTGAAACGACAGGCAGAGATCTTGGAGAAAATCTACACTGATGAATTAAACCATGAAATTGAACTAGTAGAAAAGGAATTTGCTGATAAActgcaagaaaaagaggaaaaacttaaatcactgaagaagaaatatgAGGAACGAATAAAAAATATAAGGCAAGAAGCTGAGAGTAATATATTCCAAGATGTTTTAAATGGGATTATGAAG
- the GIMAP6 gene encoding GTPase IMAP family member 6 has product MSWIFSYALDTFLSFLPSSPPKGYNEWAPKGETKNSQEHSAPGDRKHGRSSCPPAHRATEEEKYKQLLQENPTGALPQDLKEAMSPGLRKSELSPQRLRLILVGKTGTGKSATGNSILGRKVFESKLSARPVTKAFQTGSRGWAGKELEVIDTPDILSPQAPPAMAAQGICEAIAFSSPGPHAVLLVTQLGRFTEEDQQVVRRLQEVFGVGILAYTILVFTRKEDLEGGSLEEYVRETDNQGLAKLDVVCERRHCGFNNRAEGAEQEAQLKELMEKIEGILWENEGHCYSNKAYQYSQQNVLLKEVQERRTVQGQGSEEVLSEESRLERLCHIQKESEETHKHLLKRAPI; this is encoded by the exons ATGTCCTGGATATTTTCATACGCCTTGGacaccttcctctccttcctcccttcaagCCCCCCAAAAGGCTACAACGAGTGGGCCCCAAAAGGAGAGACCAAGAATTCACAAGAGCACTCGGCCCCAGGAGACAGGAAACATGGCCGTTCCTCTTGTCCACCGGCCCACAGAGCG acagaggaagaaaaatacaaacagctTCTCCAGGAGAATCCCACAGGAGCGCTGCCCCAGGACCTTAAAGAGGCCATGTCACCAG GTCTGAGAAAGAGCGAACTGAGCCCACAGAGACTGAGGCTCATCCTGGTGGGGAAAACCGGAACCGGGAAAAGTGCAACAGGAAACAGCATCCTGGGCAGGAAAGTGTTTGAGTCTAAACTCAGCGCTAGACCAGTGACCAAGGCCTTCCAGACGGGGAGCCGAGGATGGGCCGGGAAGGAACTGGAGGTCATTGACACACCTGACATTTTGTCCCCTCAGGCCCCACCAGCAATGGCAGCTCAGGGCATCTGTGAAGCCATTGCCTTCTCCTCCCCGGGGCCTCACGCCGTGCTCCTGGTGACACAGCTGGGCCGGTTCACAGAAGAGGATCAGCAGGTGGTCAGGCGCCTCCAGGAGGTCTTCGGAGTGGGCATCCTGGCCTACACCATCCTGGTGTTCACCCGGAAGGAAGACCTGGAGGGTGGCTCCCTGGAAGAGTATGTACGAGAGACCGACAACCAGGGCCTTGCCAAGCTGGATGTGGTGTGTGAGCGACGTCACTGCGGCTTCAACAACAGGGCGGAGGGGGCGGAGCAGGAGGCCCAGCTGAAGGAGCTGATGGAGAAAATCGAAGGAATCCTGTGGGAAAATGAAGGCCACTGCTACAGCAACAAGGCTTACCAATACTCCCAGCAAAACGTTCTGCTCAAAGAAGTGCAGGAAAGGCGAACCGTCCAGGGACAAGGCTCTGAGGAAGTGCTCAGTGAGGAGTCCCGGCTGGAGAGACTGTGCCACATCCAGAAGGAATCTGAGGAGACTCACAAACATCTCCTGAAGAGGGCGCCCATCTGA